In Larimichthys crocea isolate SSNF chromosome XI, L_crocea_2.0, whole genome shotgun sequence, the sequence AATTACAGCTGTCTGGTGTCTGGTTCTATTGTCGGATGAGGCAGTGCAGACTCTTTGGGTTTTTAGCATTGCGTTTGGCACAAGCGCAAACTCACttacagcaaacagaaaaatcccacaataaaaaaaaaccccactgaTGTCCTTTTGAAGCATTCCTTGTGTGCGTCGTTCAAAAGACAGTGTTCCCATCAATGTTCACAGAGTGAgatgagagcagcagagaggtgaGGAGTCACAAAGAGATTGTTGAtattgaaaagaagaagagagccaAGATCAACTTTGCACTTGTGTTTCTGCTCAATTTGCTGTTTAGAAATCGTGGAACGTTGCCATTGTCAGTCTAGAGGCTGTGTTGTGAGAACTTAACAAAAAATTCATGCTGTGTCAcgattttttttcagtactgcctttgttttaactgtgtttattgtgtgcaAAACTCCCGCGAGTAAAGACAGCAGCTATTCTTTGCTGTTATTCTTTGCATACTTTGTAGGTTTTTTCTGCTTGTGAAAATAAACCTTCTTGTATTACAACTTGATTGAGAAATCAAATTGTTGGCTGGCTCATttcactgctttgtttttctgatgaTTTGCAAGCAAGCAGCACAGAGGTACACCCAAGAAACCATGCTGGAGATGTACTTTTAAAGAATCACTGAGTGGGCATTACTTTTTCTCTGCCACAAGAGGGCGCTATGCAACTGCTCAATGAGCCCACTGCTGACATAACCTACCTACATGATGGTCACTTCTCTCATGTGTATCACTTTCCTAATTGCAGGTTCTGTGTCATTATAACCATgtccttttaaaatgaaaactaaagGATTGgcctgttttttgtgtgtgtatattttgcAGATTTCACACCCTCCAAAAGAGACTCACACCAAAGGTAAGTTAAGCGTAAAAAGGCTTTTCCAGCTCTTCCATCTAAtctaaaaactaaacattttttacatcaCGTCTCGTAGTAATGACGTTCCATGAGGTGTGGGTGAAGAGCATGTGTCGGCCCATGGAGCAGCTGGTGGATGTGGAGCAGGAGTATCCTGGAGAAGTGGAGTACGTCTACATGCCTGCCTGTGTCCCACTTTGGCGATGCTCTGGTTGCTGTGGGGATGACAATCTGGAGTGCCAGCCTACCCATGAACGGAACATCACTCTGCAGGTGTAGCAACATCTCTAGTCTACAACATTTGATCAGAAATACCTCAAAGTTGGTGTTATAGGTTCAGCAAGTTTTAGTTTTTGCCTTTCCTTTGTTTCTCAGGTGATGAGGCTTAATCCTATGATACATTTACACCATGTGGAACTCACATTTGTGGAGCATCAGAGTTGTGAATGCAGGTAAATGAATGATCCTCGCTAATAATCACTAAATGCAAGTTAAGACAGCTAACTGctggttgtttgtgtttttcctctctgtttcagGACCCGTCAGAAAcctcaaaataataaaaggtcaGTAGATGAACATTTCATCTATCACCCATGAACACATCAATATCTTCATTGCACTTTGCTCTTTCTTCACAGCAGCGTTGAGTCTATCAGGAACAGACCTCGGAGGAGGAAGCAAAAGAAGACGGCGAACGACTGTGGCAAGTAAGAGATGGATTACCCCcctgtggcacacacacacacacacacgcgcgcacactgTTTCATAATGTTTAGACAGTTAGTGTATGGCTACATTCATCACTGTTTCCTCCACACTGTCAGGCTACCAAGGACACATGAGATTAAATGGTTTCACAACATATTGTCTGATTTGTTGCTCTTCTGTTTGGCAGACCTGTAACCCCGGCAGTCACAGAGCGTTTCAGCCAAAgtgtaaacacaaaagaaaaaataacaaaaaaagaaaagagtcagCAAAGGAGTCACGTCAGAGACATTTCATTCACATTAAAACTAGTCAATATGTGTCTGGATCAAGCCAAGTGCACAACGCTGCCGATAAAGGTGCAACTAGAGCGTGAGTTCAATAACAGCAGAGTTCAACCCTGGCCTTAAAATTGAATCTGACTAGAGGGATGCATCCAAAGAGCAGCTAAATCGACCTTCTGCAAATGTAGTTAAGCATTTCAGTCCCAGGGTCATATTAGAGCCATCATTTTACAGTGTGATCCAAAAgttttgtgtgttatttgttatttgtgaGGTATTTTGTTTGTCACTCTTTTCACGCACAGGTCAAAAGGTGTGTCACaggtgcctctctctctctcctctttctcttttgtttgacAGGGGAAATGGATGTGTAACCCCCTTTTGAATTAGTTTACAATGAAGGTGTTGCCATGcccaaaataaataatggatACTGAAACGGCTATGTTATGAGGTTTTAAAGTTTATAGATGAGTACAAAGTGGTTTTGTTAAAGGGGGGAACACATTTCTACAGATGGAGCTCTGTTGAAATAACCTTGATGGTGTCATTCAGGCTGTCTCTATTTGGGAGACATGGCCATTTATCAGGCACGGACACTATCCACCCTATGCAGGACCCAGAGCTAGGACTAGAAACTTTTACGAGCATTACGAGTCAGTCAAATCAGTTTGGTATCTTATATTCTTTTTAGCACAAAGAAGAAACTCTTTGTGTCGCTATCTCGCCACCTCAGCTTAGCAAGGAAAGAATTTCACACTGAAAAGACGGAGATATCGCCTTTATTTGTCTGAAGCTTGAGACGCTGAGAGTGCATTTTCCCTGGATTTTGTCTTTCAACGTACATATGGGCATGTGAGCGTTGCTTTAAGCGAACCTATCCTTTAAGCATCCAAATAAAGATTATCAGTATTGGAAGCGTCACTACTGGCTCAGTCATTTAAACACATAAACTTTCACTCTTGGGGGAACAAGGAAAAATAGGCTTTCACCATCTCCTCATCTTATCCAGCAGAGTTGGAAAGAAATCCATTCTCTGAGTCAGCCCTGCTAAAAGACAAACATTGGACCTGAGGTCATTGTGGAGTAAGGCTGTGTTTGGTTGTGGTCTGTAGGTTTCTCCACATTTGGTATTATTCCCGTGTGCCTATGTTGTTGTGGCTGTTGTCTAATTAAGCACAATGCTGCAGTATGGCCATAGCTTGGGGTCATTAAATTTGATCCAGCAGATTCAGGGGCCCTGAACATAAATCCGAACAGGAATAAAACCTCCTGAGGGAATAAACACTTGGTTTGATGTTTGAAGTGAAAGTTTAGGATTTTACATTGGTTGTTCTAAAGACCGTTTTGCCCTTTCATGCTGTGATGAGAAATGTCACTTCCCACAGAGGCTCAAGTCTTAAGGGATATATGACGGGCACCCTGTGCCCTGTAGGCCTTTTCTGTAATCCCCTCCATGTAAGTGTGAAAATTATCATTTGGGTGGTGACAATGCATTAGCACATTACTGGATCTCATAACCCTCAGAGTCCACTTTGCAATTTGGAAATAGATGAGAGCTTACTAATTTTGGAAGCTTATCTCTTAATGAAAAGAGTGATTTAACTCGCACACAGTGTAGATAATATTCACCCCCAAATCCTCTGCATAAAGATAGAAAAAAGAGGTTGCAGTCAATGACTTTTCAAATGGTGTTTCAAGATTCGTGGAACACATCTTTTCTTAGTAGTTATTTAAATTGTCTGCTGTGTTAAAGCTGGGTCTGAAGATTTGAAATTTAAATGCCATTTGCCAATGTTAGTTACAAAATGGGCACAGATGCATTTCACAGCCATGCCGCAGTGCCAATTCAAGTGTCTGTAATGATTTATTCTTGTCTTTTCAGGTGCCAGTTCCCTCAAAATAAGATAAATCTTCACTGATTCACACATCTGTCCAAAGTTTGATTTGGACTGATTTGGAGTGATTTTGGAGTGCAATAGCACATCTGTAACTGATCATCCAACTATTTATCTATCATTCATATATCTTTTTCCTCATCCAGATCAATCCATCAAACATCAGACTTTCCATCTTGTCCGTGacattcttttcttctcttttgatTCAGCTTCAAAGAAAACAACCATATTGGCAATCTCCTTTGGCTAtaactgctgttttttgttgtttaactaATGtccattttgattaaaaaaaatcacagctgcttttgtgtacgattttaaaaacagacagaggattCGACAGATTCAGAATATTTACAGAGATAATTGCTACAACTTTATCAGGATCTATCGACCCTGAACTGTTGATTTATTGTCAGATCAGTGACAACATTCACAGAGAGGCCAGAGACCTTCTCCACGACTTCATGTTCATTGTGACTTTTGAAGACTGACTCCTATTATAATATTTACACAATCTATGTGACTTGTTGTAAAGTGTTATTTACTCTTGCCTGggacatgaaataaaatttacTCCAAATATAAGGAAGCTTTGTGTTATCTCCATCTGCATTGATCGACCATTAGGATGGGTGACATGTGAGGACCCTGCGATCTCTTTATCTTACAAAGCTCTGTGGTAAGCACATTGTTGACAAAGCCATCATTAAAGTATGAGAGTCATATGTTTTATAGATTTCAAATGAGTGCCAACAAGTACTGTAACTACTCCAATTGTAACCTTTTGAGCATTATTTTTCAGTATATGTGAAGAATTTTTTGTGGatttcctctctccctgtgcACGTAGACACCTTTCCACCTCAACCTCCACTTTTGTCACTGCATGTTGCGTTGTGTACTTGAGTTAGTCCAGAGCCGCATGCCGACACGTGAGGACATCATGTTCTGTAGgatgctgatgtgtttttacttcttcaaacatgcagcagagacTGCTAAGATTAACTGTAGGCCACCCAGAACATTACAACCTCACGTCACTGGGTTCCCCGTCAGTACATCTACCCTGCCCTACACTGTACTTTGCTGTACTGTACACCTAACTGCACGACGAACACAATGTCCTTACATTGCCACACAGTGAGCTGTGGTCACGTTTTTTCGGCTGCTGGTTGTCCCGGCCAATCAGAAGCCAGCAAATCTACCAGGTGGGGTTGACGTAGCAACTTAAAGAATGTGACGTATCCGATACTCCAGACATGGCAACGCCCTTAATTACCAAATATGGCAGAGCGTCTGTCGTTATATCCAGTCTGTTGTGTATTTCAGAACAATTGTCGGTAGATAAGCTGAAGCCCGCAGCTCGTATGTACCCTACTTTTTGTTTTGACGCTCACAGAGGGCGTTAAAGCGCAGCTGCTGGAGGCTTTAGCCACCGTGCTGTACATGTGACCGAGCGGGACAGGGGAGGGGCGCTTTGTCTCGTGTATTGTACCGTGGAACACCGAGTTCTAGGCAACGTAGCTGGGCAGCGTCGAGCCAGCAGCTACACGGAGGAAGACAAGTCGCCGACACGGAGCCCGGTCCGACTGCCAGCTCGTAACGTTATCCGTCAGCGTTGGAAGACGGCGTCGTTGGAATAACGCCAAGAGCAAAGTACgcatgtgtttaatgtttattcaATGTTTTGTGATGGTTCTGTAGCTATTGTGAGTCAGTTAACGCTCTAACGTTATTTTAACGTTTGCGTTCTGAATGTTACCGTTGGTACGTTATCGTTAGCGCCTAACGTGGCTAACCAACGTGCTAACTTTATCTAAACTCTCCTCGATCATTTGTTATTagtcatttattaaatgttatatactGGAGTTAGTGCTAGTAATTTTACGTTACTTAAGACTATAACGTTACATTTGCATAGCCAGGTTATGTTTTAAGCTAACGGTAACGTAATGTCGCACTTTTCTAACATTTTGTGAATGGCAGATATGcatctgtatgtttttattaaataacatttaacaatAGATAAGCAGTGGAGTGTAATAAATAACGTCACGCTGTGCGTACACACCTCCATATCATGTCATTGACATTAAAAATTGCGTGTCTGACGTTACttggtgtttgtttgattcCCAGCCTTTGGTTTGCTGTGCAAGCCTGTCGAGCCAAGGACATTAGGAAGCAGGAAAGGAGATGAGCACCaagaggaaagcagagagcCACTCCAGGGCAGTGAGCAGACCACGCATCATGAAGTCTGGAAACTCCCGAGCTGATTCAGAGAGAGACTCTGGGTTCTCAGGTTAGACCGTCCTCTTACCTCAAGTTTAAGTGCTTTCAGTGTAAGGTGTCAGGTTTGATTGAACCCCGTGCACTCATCTCTTTGGTCTATAGATGCAAGCTCGGAGCACATGAGCACAATGGACACCACAGACTCTGAGGACTCAAGTCGCCCCGCTGCACAGCAGACTTCTGGCTTGGGGTCCTCTCAGCTGGCCGTGGTAGGAGGCTCCTACTCCAACCTCTCTCCCATGATCATCATGAACAACGTCCTCCTCAAGCAGGTacgctgctgctgcacacagttAAACCTTGACGCTGTGACTCCACATGGAGCTTACAGTCAACCTTTTAACTTCAGGCAGCGAATGGGTCACAAAACGGGAAAGTTTTATTGCGCCTGTGTCTAATTTGAATGTGCCTTCACGGTCCAGTTACAGCTGCCTGGAAAAgtgtcaacacaaaaaaaacaactaaccATTCACATACGGCCGAGACTGTTTTCTCACCAACAGCAGAGACATAGAagtaaactaaattaaattcagatttcactagataattaaaaaaaaaataggaaaaaaagatTACTCTGTGAAAAACAATGATGATTTTCACATGATCGATGGTTCTGTAGTTGGTTATTGAAGTTTCTATGACAAAGATTTTGACCTCAAACACAGCAGATCACTGTTGCTGCCCTTATTTAATCAATGGTATCAATGGCAATAGTCTAGTCACTCTGTTAAAGCTTTATGTTTTCATTGATTAAATGAAATGGCTCATTGCCGTCACAATATGTCACTCACAGTGctcctcttgttttctcctctggtTTCTGTTTAAATGGTGtatgtgtcagatttatttggtctatttttgtattttatttttttaagtatttcacATTGTTACTAGTAATATGGGTGCAAACTTCGCCCCAGGgctaaataaaatatctatctgTCCATGTGAAACAATGACGTAGGTCTAAACCGTGTCAGCAGTTTGTCCAAATTAATACACTGCACGTCCGTGTACGTCATCCAGCCCTCCTGCAGATGGGGTGAAAGCAAGTTTCCAGGCATCTTCATGGCAGATGGAAATGAATTTAGTGATACTACCATGCAAAAGTCATTACAGTGCCTCCGGAGACAAAaggagagcgtgtgtgtgtgtgtgtgtgtgtgtgtgtgtgtgtgtttgtgcaaacaAGCaagatacagagagaaaagagaagtgaaaactTCATTTGGTGATTATGTAATGTCAATCTATAGTTTATTAGAACTGCATTGCAGGTTAGGGTCTCTGCTAATAATCATACCCCGAAACTGACATGTGACAGCTGCTTGATTAACGGGTCCAAAGCAGGTCTAACATGTCGTCAGTAGACCTGCATCACACACCGATTCACAAAAGGGGAATTAGTTATGATGGAACAACTTTAAATTGTTGTGTATTTATGACAAAACTGTGTGGGTAGTGCTGCTGAAAATCTTACTGACAGTTTATAGACAgaatgatgaaataatgaaaatctTGATCAGTTTAGTTGTTTGTCGTGGGGA encodes:
- the LOC104919815 gene encoding vascular endothelial growth factor A-like isoform X5, which produces MQSFIGISHFLLALLLQRVPAQISHPPKETHTKVMTFHEVWVKSMCRPMEQLVDVEQEYPGEVEYVYMPACVPLWRCSGCCGDDNLECQPTHERNITLQVMRLNPMIHLHHVELTFVEHQSCECRTRQKPQNNKSVESIRNRPRRRKQKKTANDCGKSIHQTSDFPSCP
- the LOC104919815 gene encoding vascular endothelial growth factor A-like isoform X3 → MQSFIGISHFLLALLLQRVPAQISHPPKETHTKVMTFHEVWVKSMCRPMEQLVDVEQEYPGEVEYVYMPACVPLWRCSGCCGDDNLECQPTHERNITLQVMRLNPMIHLHHVELTFVEHQSCECRTRQKPQNNKSSVESIRNRPRRRKQKKTANDCGKSIHQTSDFPSCP
- the LOC104919815 gene encoding vascular endothelial growth factor A-like isoform X2, producing the protein MQSFIGISHFLLALLLQRVPAQISHPPKETHTKVMTFHEVWVKSMCRPMEQLVDVEQEYPGEVEYVYMPACVPLWRCSGCCGDDNLECQPTHERNITLQVMRLNPMIHLHHVELTFVEHQSCECRTRQKPQNNKSVESIRNRPRRRKQKKTANDCDQSIKHQTFHLVRDILFFSFDSASKKTTILAISFGYNCCFLLFN
- the LOC104919815 gene encoding vascular endothelial growth factor A-like isoform X1, whose protein sequence is MQSFIGISHFLLALLLQRVPAQISHPPKETHTKVMTFHEVWVKSMCRPMEQLVDVEQEYPGEVEYVYMPACVPLWRCSGCCGDDNLECQPTHERNITLQVMRLNPMIHLHHVELTFVEHQSCECRTRQKPQNNKSSVESIRNRPRRRKQKKTANDCDQSIKHQTFHLVRDILFFSFDSASKKTTILAISFGYNCCFLLFN
- the LOC104919815 gene encoding vascular endothelial growth factor A-like isoform X6, with product MQSFIGISHFLLALLLQRVPAQISHPPKETHTKVMTFHEVWVKSMCRPMEQLVDVEQEYPGEVEYVYMPACVPLWRCSGCCGDDNLECQPTHERNITLQVMRLNPMIHLHHVELTFVEHQSCECRTRQKPQNNKSVESIRNRPRRRKQKKTANDCGKCQFPQNKINLH
- the LOC104919815 gene encoding snake venom vascular endothelial growth factor toxin HF-like isoform X4, which translates into the protein MQSFIGISHFLLALLLQRVPAQISHPPKETHTKVMTFHEVWVKSMCRPMEQLVDVEQEYPGEVEYVYMPACVPLWRCSGCCGDDNLECQPTHERNITLQVMRLNPMIHLHHVELTFVEHQSCECRTRQKPQNNKSSVESIRNRPRRRKQKKTANDCGKCQFPQNKINLH